From the Homo sapiens chromosome 1, GRCh38.p14 Primary Assembly genome, one window contains:
- the TTC24 gene encoding tetratricopeptide repeat protein 24 isoform X2 has protein sequence MSSPNPEDVPRRPEPEPSSSNKKKKKRKWLRQEASIQALTRAGHGALQAGQNHEALNNFQRAFLLASKAPQTRDTPVLQACAFNLGAAYVETGDPARGLELLLRAHPEEKAQGRRHGDQCFNVALAYHALGELPQALAWYHRALGHYQPQGDQGEAWAKMGACYQALGQPELAAHCLQEASQAYAQERQLRAAALALGAAAGCMLKSGRHRVGEVVQVLEKSRRLAERSTERRLLGHLYNDLGLGYSQLQLFPLAVEAFLQALPLCWVPGEQATVLRNLGMAHNALGNYQEAREFHQKAADLHGSVGQRWEQGRSFGSLAFALSQLGDHKAARDNYLHALQAARDSGDMKGQWQACEGLGAAAARLGQYDQALKYYKEALAQCQEPDSVRERLVAKLADTVRTRLAQVGLVQTHTLTSAPGRLQAPGGASQAEGTPAKAGSSTAGVQHRSSSGWEDEEFEEGHQKKKEERSANVPVRAGPGRPELCFLPGTVNHSHHLASSCPTFTKHTPCRGTVLGKASIYSPGPRAHLPFVGPGPPRAEYPSILVPNGPQANRWVLGGKKEAWRIAKKVECVAWDDFNETRLLLKLGEAGISCLGYRAPSPTLSLPFSNVNNPHPALEAQGMPCFLNGLMVGLSERQGAAGWGDMKLKPTPSFSGAHQQRSSRWPRESLSRSRQRRPMESGICTIV, from the exons ATGTCTTCCCCCAACCCTGAGGATGTGCCCCGGAGGCCAGAACCTGAGCCCTCAAGCtccaataagaaaaagaagaaaagaaagtggctGCGGCAAGAAGCCAGCATCCAAGCCCTCACCAGGGCTGGCCATGGGGCCCTTCAGGCTGGCCAGAACCATGAAGCCTTGAACAACTTCCAGAGGGCcttccttctggcctccaagGCCCCACAAACCAGGGATACCCCTGTGCTCCAGGCCTGCGCCTTCAACCTGGGGGCTGCCTATGTGGAGACTGGGGACCCAGCCAGAGGCCTTGAGCTACTCCTGCGAGCCCACCCTGAAGAGAAGGCACAGGGCAGGCGACACGGCGACCAATGTTTCAATGTGGCTTTGGCCTACCATGCCCTCGGCGAGCTGCCTCAAGCTTTGGCCTGGTACCACAGGGCCCTGGGCCACTACCAGCCACAGGGTGACCAGGGAGAAGCCTGGGCAAAAATGGGAGCCTGCTACCAGGCTCTGGGACAGCCTGAGCTAGCAGCCCACTGCCTGCAGGAAGCAAGCCAGGCCTATGCTCAAGAGAGACAGCTGCGGGCCGCAGCCCTGGCACTGGGGGCTGCGGCAGGATGTATGCTGAAGAGTGGGCGGCATCGGGTGGGGGAAGTTGTGCAGGTGCTGGAGAAAAGCCGGAGGCTTGCCGAGAGGAGCACTGAGAGGCGACTGCTGG GGCACCTCTATAACGATCTAGGCCTGGGCTACTCCCAGCTCCAGCTGTTCCCGCTGGCCGTGGAGGCCTTCCTGCAGGCCCTGCCCCTGTGCTGGGTGCCAGGAGAGCAGGCCACAGTGCTAAGAAACCTCGGGATGGCCCACAATGCCCTCGGCAACTATCAGGAAGCTCGGGAGTTTCACCAGAAGGCTGCTGACCTACACG GCTCTGTGGGGCAGCGGTGGGAGCAGGGCCGGAGCTTTGGCAGCCTGGCCTTTGCATTGAGCCAGCTGGGGGACCACAAGGCTGCCAGAGACAACTACCTGCATGCCCTGCAGGCTGCCCGGGACTCTG GGGACATGAAGGGACAGTGGCAGGCCTGTGAGGGTCTGGGGGCTGCTGCAGCCAGGCTGGGGCAGTATGACCAGGCCTTGAAGTACTATAAGGAAGCACTGGCCCAGTGTCAG GAGCCAGATTCTGTGCGAGAACGGCTGGTGGCCAAGCTGGCAGACACCGTGAGGACGCGCTTGGCCCAGGTGGGGCTGGTCCAGACTCACACCCTG ACTTCGGCTCCGGGAAGACTCCAGGCTCCAGGTGGGGCCAGCCAGGCGGAGGGGACCCCAGCAAAGGCAGGAAGCAGCACAGCAGGTGTCCAGCACAG ATCTTCCAGTGGGTGGGAAGATGAAGAGTTTGAGGAGGGCCaccagaagaaaaaagaggagaggtCGGCAAACGTTCCGGTGAGGGCTGGGCCGGGAAGACCAGAGC TGTGTTTCCTTCCAGGCACAGTGAATCATTCGCACCATCTAGCTTCTAGTTGCCCCACGTTTACCAAGCACACGCCCTGCAGAGGGACAGTCCTCGGCAAAGCCTCCATCTATA GTCCAGGACCCAGGGCCCATCTTCCATTTGTAGGTCCAGGCCCTCCCAGAGCGGAGTACCCTAGCATCTTGGTACCCAATGGCCCTCAAGCCAATAGGTGGGTCCTTGGGGGAAAGAAGGAGGCCTGGAGAATAGCAAAAAAAGTAGAATGTGTGGCTTGGGATGATTTTAATGAAACACGACTGCTGTTGAAGTTGGGGGAAGCTGGGATCTCATGCTTGGGATATAGGGCCCCGAGCCCCACTTTGTCTTTGCCCTTTAGCAATGTGAACAACCCTCACCCGGCTCTGGAAGCCCAGGGTATGCCCTGCTTCCTAAATGGCCTGATGGTAGGCCTCAGTGAAAGACAGGGTGCTGCAGGATGGGGGGATATGAAGCTTAAGCCAACTCCCTCCTTCTCTGGAGCCCACCAGCAGAG GTCATCCAGGTGGCCCAGGGAAAGCCTCAGCAGGAGCCGCCAGAGGAGACCCATGGAGTCGGGCATCTGCACTATTGTGTGA
- the TTC24 gene encoding tetratricopeptide repeat protein 24 isoform X6 translates to MSSPNPEDVPRRPEPEPSSSNKKKKKRKWLRQEASIQALTRAGHGALQAGQNHEALNNFQRAFLLASKAPQTRDTPVLQACAFNLGAAYVETGDPARGLELLLRAHPEEKAQGRRHGDQCFNVALAYHALGELPQALAWYHRALGHYQPQGDQGEAWAKMGACYQALGQPELAAHCLQEASQAYAQERQLRAAALALGAAAGCMLKSGRHRVGEVVQVLEKSRRLAERSTERRLLGHLYNDLGLGYSQLQLFPLAVEAFLQALPLCWVPGEQATVLRNLGMAHNALGNYQEAREFHQKAADLHGSVGQRWEQGRSFGSLAFALSQLGDHKAARDNYLHALQAARDSGDMKGQWQACEGLGAAAARLGQYDQALKYYKEALAQCQKEPDSVRERLVAKLADTVRTRLAQVGLVQTHTLTSAPGRLQAPGGASQAEGTPAKAGSSTAGVQHRSSSGWEDEEFEEGHQKKKEERSANVPVRAGPGRPERPGPRAHLPFVGPGPPRAEYPSILVPNGPQANRSSRWPRESLSRSRQRRPMESGICTIV, encoded by the exons ATGTCTTCCCCCAACCCTGAGGATGTGCCCCGGAGGCCAGAACCTGAGCCCTCAAGCtccaataagaaaaagaagaaaagaaagtggctGCGGCAAGAAGCCAGCATCCAAGCCCTCACCAGGGCTGGCCATGGGGCCCTTCAGGCTGGCCAGAACCATGAAGCCTTGAACAACTTCCAGAGGGCcttccttctggcctccaagGCCCCACAAACCAGGGATACCCCTGTGCTCCAGGCCTGCGCCTTCAACCTGGGGGCTGCCTATGTGGAGACTGGGGACCCAGCCAGAGGCCTTGAGCTACTCCTGCGAGCCCACCCTGAAGAGAAGGCACAGGGCAGGCGACACGGCGACCAATGTTTCAATGTGGCTTTGGCCTACCATGCCCTCGGCGAGCTGCCTCAAGCTTTGGCCTGGTACCACAGGGCCCTGGGCCACTACCAGCCACAGGGTGACCAGGGAGAAGCCTGGGCAAAAATGGGAGCCTGCTACCAGGCTCTGGGACAGCCTGAGCTAGCAGCCCACTGCCTGCAGGAAGCAAGCCAGGCCTATGCTCAAGAGAGACAGCTGCGGGCCGCAGCCCTGGCACTGGGGGCTGCGGCAGGATGTATGCTGAAGAGTGGGCGGCATCGGGTGGGGGAAGTTGTGCAGGTGCTGGAGAAAAGCCGGAGGCTTGCCGAGAGGAGCACTGAGAGGCGACTGCTGG GGCACCTCTATAACGATCTAGGCCTGGGCTACTCCCAGCTCCAGCTGTTCCCGCTGGCCGTGGAGGCCTTCCTGCAGGCCCTGCCCCTGTGCTGGGTGCCAGGAGAGCAGGCCACAGTGCTAAGAAACCTCGGGATGGCCCACAATGCCCTCGGCAACTATCAGGAAGCTCGGGAGTTTCACCAGAAGGCTGCTGACCTACACG GCTCTGTGGGGCAGCGGTGGGAGCAGGGCCGGAGCTTTGGCAGCCTGGCCTTTGCATTGAGCCAGCTGGGGGACCACAAGGCTGCCAGAGACAACTACCTGCATGCCCTGCAGGCTGCCCGGGACTCTG GGGACATGAAGGGACAGTGGCAGGCCTGTGAGGGTCTGGGGGCTGCTGCAGCCAGGCTGGGGCAGTATGACCAGGCCTTGAAGTACTATAAGGAAGCACTGGCCCAGTGTCAG AAGGAGCCAGATTCTGTGCGAGAACGGCTGGTGGCCAAGCTGGCAGACACCGTGAGGACGCGCTTGGCCCAGGTGGGGCTGGTCCAGACTCACACCCTG ACTTCGGCTCCGGGAAGACTCCAGGCTCCAGGTGGGGCCAGCCAGGCGGAGGGGACCCCAGCAAAGGCAGGAAGCAGCACAGCAGGTGTCCAGCACAG ATCTTCCAGTGGGTGGGAAGATGAAGAGTTTGAGGAGGGCCaccagaagaaaaaagaggagaggtCGGCAAACGTTCCGGTGAGGGCTGGGCCGGGAAGACCAGAGC GTCCAGGACCCAGGGCCCATCTTCCATTTGTAGGTCCAGGCCCTCCCAGAGCGGAGTACCCTAGCATCTTGGTACCCAATGGCCCTCAAGCCAATAG GTCATCCAGGTGGCCCAGGGAAAGCCTCAGCAGGAGCCGCCAGAGGAGACCCATGGAGTCGGGCATCTGCACTATTGTGTGA
- the TTC24 gene encoding tetratricopeptide repeat protein 24 isoform X8 has protein sequence MSSPNPEDVPRRPEPEPSSSNKKKKKRKWLRQEASIQALTRAGHGALQAGQNHEALNNFQRAFLLASKAPQTRDTPVLQACAFNLGAAYVETGDPARGLELLLRAHPEEKAQGRRHGDQCFNVALAYHALGELPQALAWYHRALGHYQPQGDQGEAWAKMGACYQALGQPELAAHCLQEASQAYAQERQLRAAALALGAAAGCMLKSGRHRVGEVVQVLEKSRRLAERSTERRLLGHLYNDLGLGYSQLQLFPLAVEAFLQALPLCWVPGEQATVLRNLGMAHNALGNYQEAREFHQKAADLHGSVGQRWEQGRSFGSLAFALSQLGDHKAARDNYLHALQAARDSDFGSGKTPGSRWGQPGGGDPSKGRKQHSRCPAQIFQWVGR, from the exons ATGTCTTCCCCCAACCCTGAGGATGTGCCCCGGAGGCCAGAACCTGAGCCCTCAAGCtccaataagaaaaagaagaaaagaaagtggctGCGGCAAGAAGCCAGCATCCAAGCCCTCACCAGGGCTGGCCATGGGGCCCTTCAGGCTGGCCAGAACCATGAAGCCTTGAACAACTTCCAGAGGGCcttccttctggcctccaagGCCCCACAAACCAGGGATACCCCTGTGCTCCAGGCCTGCGCCTTCAACCTGGGGGCTGCCTATGTGGAGACTGGGGACCCAGCCAGAGGCCTTGAGCTACTCCTGCGAGCCCACCCTGAAGAGAAGGCACAGGGCAGGCGACACGGCGACCAATGTTTCAATGTGGCTTTGGCCTACCATGCCCTCGGCGAGCTGCCTCAAGCTTTGGCCTGGTACCACAGGGCCCTGGGCCACTACCAGCCACAGGGTGACCAGGGAGAAGCCTGGGCAAAAATGGGAGCCTGCTACCAGGCTCTGGGACAGCCTGAGCTAGCAGCCCACTGCCTGCAGGAAGCAAGCCAGGCCTATGCTCAAGAGAGACAGCTGCGGGCCGCAGCCCTGGCACTGGGGGCTGCGGCAGGATGTATGCTGAAGAGTGGGCGGCATCGGGTGGGGGAAGTTGTGCAGGTGCTGGAGAAAAGCCGGAGGCTTGCCGAGAGGAGCACTGAGAGGCGACTGCTGG GGCACCTCTATAACGATCTAGGCCTGGGCTACTCCCAGCTCCAGCTGTTCCCGCTGGCCGTGGAGGCCTTCCTGCAGGCCCTGCCCCTGTGCTGGGTGCCAGGAGAGCAGGCCACAGTGCTAAGAAACCTCGGGATGGCCCACAATGCCCTCGGCAACTATCAGGAAGCTCGGGAGTTTCACCAGAAGGCTGCTGACCTACACG GCTCTGTGGGGCAGCGGTGGGAGCAGGGCCGGAGCTTTGGCAGCCTGGCCTTTGCATTGAGCCAGCTGGGGGACCACAAGGCTGCCAGAGACAACTACCTGCATGCCCTGCAGGCTGCCCGGGACTCTG ACTTCGGCTCCGGGAAGACTCCAGGCTCCAGGTGGGGCCAGCCAGGCGGAGGGGACCCCAGCAAAGGCAGGAAGCAGCACAGCAGGTGTCCAGCACAG ATCTTCCAGTGGGTGGGAAGATGA